Proteins encoded within one genomic window of Brassica rapa cultivar Chiifu-401-42 chromosome A09, CAAS_Brap_v3.01, whole genome shotgun sequence:
- the LOC103843312 gene encoding protein PHLOEM PROTEIN 2-LIKE A10-like, producing MAVSCVSGYGVYKVYHSLSVTTKRKRLIKILGAFLSAAETMTTVSQDVKRFLNSDSDNIPNSLKQIAKIATSDEFTSSLSTVTQTVTVGVSRGMSSFESTGIGSEPSVVDRVIDKAFSEEGGRFLSAVVGSFAKNLVLGFHSNEVKNDSEETTPQWMRLLCDDKCKELLSDCIERFSSTTVSVYLDKTMDINTYDQIFEGLTNPKHQDSVKDLLVTVSSGALQTIVRTSHDVFTSPSSRSNIEEIKTRC from the coding sequence ATGGCGGTTTCCTGCGTCTCCGGTTATGGAGTCTACAAGGTTTATCATTCACTATCTGTCACCACCAAGAGGAAACGTCTTATAAAGATCCTCGGAGCTTTCCTCTCTGCAGCCGAGACCATGACCACCGTGTCTCAAGACGTGAAGAGATTTCTCAACTCTGATTCCGACAATATCCCAAACAGCTTGAAACAGATCGCTAAGATCGCCACGTCAGATGAGTTCACGAGCTCTCTCTCTACGGTTACTCAGACTGTAACTGTTGGTGTCTCTCGTGGTATGTCCAGCTTTGAGTCTACAGGGATTGGCTCAGAGCCAAGTGTTGTTGATAGAGTGATTGATAAGGCGTTCTCAGAGGAAGGAGGTAGGTTTCTTTCCGCTGTAGTTGGTAGCTTTGCTAAGAATCTTGTTCTTGGGTTTCACTCAAATGAGGTCAAGAATGATTCTGAGGAGACCACTCCTCAATGGATGAGATTGCTGTGTGATGATAAGTGTAAAGAGCTTTTATCTGATTGCATTGAGAGATTCAGCAGCACAACAGTGTCTGTATACCTCGACAAGACGATGGACATCAACACTTATGATCAGAtctttgaaggtttgacgaatCCGAAACACCAGGACAGCGTAAAAGACCTTCTTGTTACAGTCTCTAGTGGTGCTCTTCAAACTATCGTCAGGACCTCTCACGATGTCTTTACATCTCCTTCTTCAAGGTCTAATATAGAAGAGATCAAGACAAGGTGTTAG
- the LOC103843313 gene encoding uncharacterized protein LOC103843313 — translation MRNKGQKQNKFLRIITAPLRALGKARDFYIRSITGCSARTHYSSAASVSTPFPRSRSSSSAAFSSSASTRRTTDFGIDDDYSELVRAASVRSLGHKNEIDMFLHEKLQQEKLRQRGLPKSSSVGMAKIEEEDEAEEGSVNPKMAKKVSDLKYPRSKSYAVTEFSCPNPANLVNIRIFQYNFLKDLMNQFVLPCACKASQFIMCFDYYSKESVVHTAYH, via the exons atgAGAAACAAAGGACAAAAACAGAACAAGTTCTTGAGAATAATCACAGCACCTTTAAGAGCTTTAGGCAAGGCTCGTGATTTCTACATAAGAAGCATCACCGGTTGCTCAGCTCGGACTCACTATTCATCCGCAGCCTCCGTCTCCACTCCTTTTCCAAGAAGCCGGAGCTCATCCTCCGCCGCCTTCTCCTCCTCCGCATCTACCCGGAGAACAACTGATTTTGGGATTGACGATGATTATAGCGAGCTAGTGAGAGCTGCTTCGGTTAGGAGCTTAGGGCACAAGAATGAGATCGACATGTTTTTACACGAGAAGTTGCAACAAGAGAAGCTGAGGCAAAGAGGCTTGCCGAAGAGCTCGAGCGTGGGGATGGCGAAGATAGAGGAAGAGGATGAAGCAGAGGAAGGATCTGTGAATCCCAAGATGGCAAAGAAAGTTTCTGATCTCAAGTATCCTCGTAGCAAATCATATGCTGTTACTG AGTTCTCGTGTCCTAATCCAGCTAACCTCGTGAATATACGAATCTtccaatataattttttgaaggATTTGATGAACCAGTTTGTTTTGCCATGCGCATGTAAGGCATCTCAATTTATAATGTGTTTTGATTATTATAGCAAGGAAAGTGTTGTGCATACTGCTTACCACTAA
- the LOC103843314 gene encoding calcium-transporting ATPase 3, endoplasmic reticulum-type, translating into MEDAYARSVSEVLDFFGVDPAKGLSDSQVDHHSRMFGRNVLPEEKRTPFWKLVLKQFDDLLVKILIVAAIVSFVLALANGETGLTAFLEPFVILLILAANAAVGVITETNAEKALEELRAYQANIATVLRNGCFSILPASELVPGDIVEVTVGCKIPADLRIIEMSSNEFRVDQAILTGESCSVEKDVECTSTTNAVYQDKKNILFSGTDVVAGRGRAVVIGVGSNTAMGSIHDSMLQTDDEATPLKKKLDEFGSFLAKVIAGICVLVWVVNIGHFSDPSHGGFFKGAIHYFKIAVALAVAAIPEGLPAVVTTCLALGTKKMARLNAIVRSLPSVETLGCTTVICSDKTGTLTTNMMSVSKICVVQSADYGPMISEFNVSGTTYAPEGTVFDSNSQQLDCPAQSPCLHYLAMCSSLCNDSVLQYNPDKDSYEKIGESTEVALRVLAEKVGLPGFDSMPSALNMLSKHERASYCNHYWENQFKKVYVLEFTRDRKMMSVLCSHKQMDVMFSKGAPESIIARCTKLLCNSDGSVVPLTAASRAELESRFASFGDETLRCLALAFKTVPHGQQTISYDNENDLTFIGLVGMLDPPRKEVRDAMLACMTAGIRVIVVTGDNKSTAESICKKIGAFDNLVDFSGLSYTASEFERLPAMQQTTALQRMTLFSRVEPSHKRMLVEALQNQNEVVAMTGDGVNDAPALKKADIGIAMGSGTAVAKSASDMVLADDNFASIVAAVAEGRAIYNNTKQFIRYMISSNIGEVVCIFVAAVLGIPDTLAPVQLLWVNLVTDGLPATAIGFNKQDSDVMKAKPRKVGEAVVTGWLFFRYLVIGVYVGLATVAGFIWWFIYSDGGPKLTYSELMNFETCALRETSYPCSIFEDRHPSTVAMTVLVVVEMFNALNNLSENQSLLVITPRSNLWLVGSIILTMVLHMLILYVHPLAVLFSVTPLSWGEWTAVLYLSFPVIIIDEVLKFLSRNTGLRFRFRLRKMDLLPKDRRDR; encoded by the exons TACTGCCCGAAGAGAAAA GAACTCCATTCTGGAAACTGGTTCTCAAACAGTTTGATGATTTACTTGTTAAGATATTGATCGTGGCTGCAATTGTCTCCTTCGTATTGGCTTTGGCCAATGGAGAGACTGGCTTAACAGCATTTCTAGAACCTTTT GTAATTCTGCTGATACTGGCTGCAAATGCGGCAGTGGGGGTGATTACGGAGACTAATGCTGAGAAGGCTCTTGAG GAGCTACGTGCCTACCAAGCAAACATAGCTACAGTTTTGCGAAATG GGTGCTTCTCTATACTACCAGCATCAGAGCTGGTGCCAGGTGACATTGTTGAAGTGACTG TGGGCTGTAAGATTCCAGCTGACCTTAGAATAATTGAGATGTCGAGCAATGAGTTTCGAGTCGATCAAGCAATTCTGACTG GTGAAAGCTGTTCTGTGGAGAAAGATGTTGAATGTACTTCAACAACAAATGCTGTCTACCAagacaagaaaaatattttattttcg GGAACTGATGTGGTCGCGGGTAGGGGGAGGGCTGTCGTCATTGGAGTTGGTTCAAACACGGCGATGGGTAGCATACACGATTCTATGTTGCAGACGGATGAT GAGGCAACTCCATTGAAAAAGAAGCTGGACGAGTTTGGCAGCTTTTTGGCTAAG GTTATTGCCGGGATTTGTGTACTTGTGTGGGTTGTCAATATTGGTCACTTCAGTGACCCTTCTCATGGTGGCTTTTTTAAAGGCGCGATTCACTATTTTAAG ATTGCAGTTGCCCTTGCTGTTGCAGCTATTCCTGAAGGACTTCCTGCAGTTGTTACAAC GTGTTTAGCCCTTGGAACAAAGAAAATGGCTCGTTTGAATGCGATTGTACGGTCATTGCCATCTGTCGAGACGCTTGGTTGCACTACCGTAATTTGCAGTGACAAGACTGGAACATTGACAACCAATATGATGTCGGTGTCTAAG ATATGTGTAGTCCAATCTGCAGACTATGGTCCTATGATAAGTGAGTTCAATGTTAGTGGGACAACTTATGCACCAGAAGGTACTGTCTTTGACAGCAACAGTCAGCAG CTTGACTGCCCTGCCCAGTCACCATGCCTTCACTATTTAGCAATGTGTTCATCACTCTGCAATGACTCTGTTTTGCAATACAATCCAGACAAGGATTCTTATGAAAAAATTGGAGAGTCAACTGAAGTTGCTCTTCGAGTTCTTGCAGAAAAG GTTGGCCTCCCTGGTTTTGATTCAATGCCTTCTGCTCTAAACATGTTGAGCAAGCATGAACGTGCATCATACTGCAACCATTACTgggaaaaccaatttaaaaag GTTTATGTTTTGGAGTTTACACGTGACCGCAAAATGATGAGCGTCCTATGTAGCCATAAGCAAATGGATGTAATGTTTTCAAAGGGTGCTCCAGAAAGTATAATTGCTCGGTGTACCAAACTTCTCTGCAACAGTGATGGTTCTGTTGTTCCTCTCACTGCTGCTTCCCGTGCAGAGCTTGAGTCTAGGTTCGCCAG TTTTGGAGATGAAACATTGAGATGCTTAGCATTAGCCTTCAAAACCGTGCCCCATGGTCAGCAAACTATTTCCTATGATAATGAGAACGACCTGACGTTTATTGGGTTG GTGGGAATGCTTGATCCACCAAGAAAAGAAGTGAGAGATGCTATGCTTGCGTGTATGACTGCTGGGATTCGTGTTATAGTTGTCACTGGGGATAACAAG TCCACTGCAGAGtcaatatgtaaaaaaataggGGCATTCGACAATCTGGTCGACTTTTCTGGTCTGTCTTATACGGCTTCTGAATTTGAACGGCTTCCAGCGATGCAGCAAACTACAGCATTGCAACGGATGACACTTTTTTCCAG GGTTGAACCTTCCCACAAAAGGATGCTTGTTGAAGCCCTGCAGAACCAAAATGAAGTG GTGGCAATGACTGGTGACGGCGTAAATGATGCCCCTGCATTGAAGAAAGCTGACATTGGGATTGCCATGGGTTCTGGAACAGCTGTAGCAAAG AGCGCTTCAGATATGGTTTTGGCTGATGATAATTTTGCTTCAATAGTTGCG GCTGTTGCGGAAGGAAGGGCTATATACAATAACACTAAGCAATTCATTAGATACATGATCTCTTCAAATATCGGGGAAGTGGTTTGTATATTTGTAGCAGCTGTACTGGGAATTCCTGATACCCTGGCACCT GTTCAACTTTTGTGGGTCAATTTGGTAACAGATGGATTGCCTGCCACTGCCATTGGCTTTAACAAACAAGATTCCGATGTTATGAAGGCAAAACCCCGAAAG GTTGGTGAAGCAGTGGTCACTGGGTGGTTATTCTTCCGCTATTTGGTTATCGGAG TTTATGTCGGTCTGGCAACTGTTGCTGGCTTTATATGGTGGTTTATTTACTCTGATGGTGGTCCTAAACTTACTTACAGTGAACTG ATGAACTTTGAAACGTGCGCACTTAGAGAGACAAGTTACCCCTGCAGCATATTTGAGGATCGACATCCATCAACAGTGGCTATGACAGTGCTTGTTGTAGTAGAGATGTTTAATGCTCTAAATAACCTCAGCGAAAATCAATCCCTTCT GGTTATAACCCCAAGGAGTAATTTATGGCTCGTTGGTTCAATTATCCTGACGATGGTTCTGCACATGCTAATATTATACGTTCATCCACTAGCAGTCTTGTTTTCT GTCACGCCATTGTCCTGGGGCGAATGGACCGCTGTTCTGTATCTTTCGTTTCCA GTTATAATCATTGATGAGGTTCTGAAGTTCCTCTCTAGAAACACCG GCTTGAGGTTCAGGTTCAGATTAAGAAAGATGGATTTACTCCCCAAGGACCGGCGTGACAGGTAG